Within the Zea mays cultivar B73 chromosome 10, Zm-B73-REFERENCE-NAM-5.0, whole genome shotgun sequence genome, the region AAACACAACTAATAAAAGAATTAATTGTAATATTGTCAGGGCGACACCCAGTTTCCACCATTTTGTGAAAAAGAGTGACTGCCTCTGGTATCCTACCCTTCATACAGTGCCCAATTATTAGAATAGTGTATGTATACTTATCAGGATGACACCCTTTCTCTTCCATGTCTGTAACAATCAAGTTTGCTTCATCCACCTTTCCTCCCTTGCACAGTATATCAATGATCGGGTTATATATAAATGTCTGTGGAACAATGTCGGCTCGCATATTCAATTCCCTTAGAAGACTGAGAGCTTCTGCTGATCTGTTCTGCGTACAAAGTGAGTGTATTATGATGGAGAAGGTGTATACATTTGGTTGAATATGATGCTGACCCATCTCCATCCAAATCCTCATGGCATCATCAAGCTGTCCACATCGACAATATCCATCAATCAAAGAATTAAATGTCACAACATCGGGAGGGCAACTATGGAGAATCAGCTGCCAATACATTCTCACTGCAGATTCCATGTCCAAAGCCTTTCCATATCCATTAATAAGCACGTTGTATGTGACCGTGTTGGGTCTTGTTCCAGATTGAAGCATGTCATTATACACTGAAAATGCATCCTTCATCCTGCCAGCCTTACAATAACCTGATATTACTGAGGTGTATGTCACAACATTGGGCATGCAAACACCATCCCTCTGGAGCCTCCTCAATACCTCATGGCCCTTGTTCACCTGCTTCACCCTGCATAGCCCATCAACAAGAATATTTTGTGTGATGGTATCCGGGGAACACCCAAACTCAGTCATCCTTTCAACTAACTCAAGTGCCTTCTGCAAATTCCCCACCCGACACACCCCCTTAATGACAACATTAAAACTCCAGACATCGGGAGAATACAGCCCATCCTGAATCCAACTCTCAAACAAAGCAACAGCATCCTGCGCACGGCCATGGGCAATTAACGTGTTCAAGAGGTTGTTATATGCATACCACTCAATGCGGCAACCAAACCAGGAGCCCTTTGTGAGCAAATTCGCCGCAGCATCAAGAAGGCCGGCGTTGGTGCAGGAGCCGGCCACGAACGAGAAGAACCCTGCGTCAGGTACGTACCCTGACTGATCCGTCATTTGGTCGAACAGCTTGAGTGCGTCCCTGTGGCGACCTGATCGGCACAGCGACGCGATAACGTGGATGTAGGACTGCTCAGAAGGAGGTACAGAGAGCGGCTGGGAGTGCAGGCGGAGAAGAGGCGGAGGGCAGAGCCGGCGCACGGCGCGAGCCGGACAGAGGCCGCGGCAGCAAGCGGGGAGGGCGCGAGGCGGCAGAAGGCCGGGAGGCAGTGCGGACGAAGGAGGGCCGCTGACGCGAGCGCCTTGGCTATCCAGAGCTCAGCGGCGTGCGGCGCTGCCGGGGCCGGGTGTTGCGGCGGCGGGTGGGCGTCGGGGCTGCACGCGTAGTGGAGGAGGCGGCGTA harbors:
- the LOC100383019 gene encoding pentatricopeptide repeat-containing protein At2g06000 isoform X1; protein product: MTEFGCSPDTITQNILVDGLCRVKQVNKGHEVLRRLQRDGVCMPNVVTYTSVISGYCKAGRMKDAFSVYNDMLQSGTRPNTVTYNVLINGYGKALDMESAVRMYWQLILHSCPPDVVTFNSLIDGYCRCGQLDDAMRIWMEMGQHHIQPNVYTFSIIIHSLCTQNRSAEALSLLRELNMRADIVPQTFIYNPIIDILCKGGKVDEANLIVTDMEEKGCHPDKYTYTILIIGHCMKGRIPEAVTLFHKMVETGCRPDNITINSFISCVLKAGMPNEVHQIMLIASGHASASQKVHSHQCQRLDMSVAV
- the LOC100383019 gene encoding uncharacterized protein isoform X2, yielding MSPRHDTLRLLRLRLPPHHPLRRLLHYACSPDAHPPPQHPAPAAPHAAELWIAKALASAALLRPHCLPAFCRLAPSPLAAAASVRLAPCAGSALRLFSACTPSRSLYLLLSSPTSTLSRRCADQVATGTHSSCSTK